The following coding sequences lie in one Equus asinus isolate D_3611 breed Donkey chromosome 1, EquAss-T2T_v2, whole genome shotgun sequence genomic window:
- the LOC106842244 gene encoding olfactory receptor-like protein OLF3, producing the protein MGTDNQTWVREFILLGLSSDWDTQVTLFVLFSITYMVTVLGNFLIVLLIRLDSRLHTPMYFFLTNLSLVDVSYATSIVPQMLVHFLAVHKVISHVSCAAQLFFSLGLGGIEFVLLAVMAYDRYVAVCDPLRYSVIMHGGLCTRLAITSWVSGSINSLMQTTITFQLPMCTNKFIDHISCEILAVIRLACVDTSSNEVAIMVSSIVLLMTPFCLVLLSYIKIISTILKIQSTEGRNKAFQTCASHLTVVVLCYGMTIFTYIQPHSSPSVLQEKLISVFYAILMPVLNPMIYSIRNKEVKGAWQKLLGQLSGLTSKLAS; encoded by the coding sequence ATGGGAACAGATAACCAGACTTGGGTGAGGGAGTTTATTCTCCTTGGCCTCTCCAGTGACTGGGACACTCAAGTCACCCTCTTTGTCCTGTTCTCCATCACATACATGGTGACAGTGCTGGGGAACTTTCTCATTGTCCTTCTGATCAGACTGGACAGCAGACTCCACACTcccatgtatttctttctcaCCAACCTCTCCCTTGTTGATGTCTCTTATGCCACAAGCATTGTTCCTCAGATGCTGGTGCATTTTCTTGCAGTACATAAAGTAATCTCGCATGTGAGCTGTGCAGCCCAGTTATTTTTCTCCCTGGGCTTGGGTGGGATTGAGTTTGTTCTACTGGCAGtaatggcctatgaccgctatgtggctgTGTGTGACCCCCTGCGATACTCAGTCATCATGCATGGAGGTCTCTGCACTAGGTTGGCCATCACATCCTGGGTCAGTGGCTCCATCAACTCTCTCATGCAGACCACCATCACCTTTCAGCTGCCCATGTGCACAAACAAGTTTATTGATCACATATCCTGTGAAATCCTAGCTGTGATCAGGCTGGCCTGTGTGGATACCTCTTCCAATGAGGTTGCAATCATGGTTTCTAGCATTGTGCTGCTGATGACACCTTTCTGCCTGGTTCTCTTGTCCTACATCAAGATCATCTCCACCATCCTAAAGATCCAGTCCACAGAGGGAAGGAATAAAGCCTTTCAGACCTGTGCCTCTCACCTCACAGTGGTTGTCCTGTGCTATGGCATGACCATTTTCACTTACATCCAGCCACATTCCAGTCCCTCTGTCCTTCAAGAGAAGTTGATCTCTGTCTTCTATGCCATTTTGATGCCTGTGCTGAACCCTATGATTTACAGTATAAGGAATAAGGAGGTGAAGGGAGCCTGGCAGAAATTACTAGGGCAATTATCTGGATTAACGTCAAAACTGGCAAGTTGA